AGGCTCTCGTGCTTCAAAGGCGCCGTAGACGATGCGCTCGACGTTGACGTTTTTCGTCCGCCGCAGATAGCTGGCTACAGCGAAGACGATCATGGGAATGGACCGGAAGGCATGGGTGATATCCAGGATCACCGTCTCCCCTTCCCTGACGGCACCCGATACCCGGTTGAAGATCTCCCAGAGCTCTGCTTCCGAGCGCCCTTCGGGAATTTCCTCAAACCGTATGAGGCCCTCGAGGCGCTGTTTCAACGTTTCCGTGTAAGCAGGTTCTGCCTCGGAAGGTCGATAGTCCCTTGCCGTCTTGGTGACAAAGACAATGACCTCCTTGGGGCTAAAGATCCGGGCCAGGGCTTCCGGAAAGAGCGAGGTGGTGTGAGACAATCCTTCCCACACATAAGTAACAGTTTGATATCGAATGGCGCCGAGAAAGCTGAGGGCTTTCATCGCGTTTTCCTCCTCAGACGGAGTGCTCGGCAGGGGGCGTTCGGACGCAATGGTTGCATCCTCTGCCCAGATGCTGGTTTTTCGACCCGTTCACTCCACGATCACACCGGATGTTCCGGCCTCGATATCCTCCTCAAATCCGATCTCCTCGCTATATGGTCGGCGGCAGATCAGCCAGGCGCGGCGGGAGGGGGGACGTTCCGCCAGATAGAACCAGCCCAGCCCCTGGCGCTGGCTGTGAGCCAGCCACCAGAGGGGAACCGGGGTGAGGAACTCCAGCGGCGAATCCCCAGGCTCCAGCTGGGTCCACAGATCGTGGGGGATCACATCGATCGTCGGCTGCTCGATGCGCCGGGGCTGGTAGTGTCGCCCGTGCTCTTCATCGAACCGGATCTCCGCCGGATCCGGCCCGAAGAGGGTGCACTCCGTGAATAGCTCCGGCAGCCGGGCCATCCCACCCTCCAGATCGGCATACACACGATTCGCCCATTGATGAAGATCGGCGTAGGAGACCGGCCCCTCGTCCAGAAGCTCCCAGCTACGGGATAGCCGTCCTTCGTCGTAGGGCCGCGGATCGTCGACCGGGAAAACGATGAAAAGGCCATGGGGAAGATCGCCTCCCCGGTTCACTCGCCCGCCCCGCTGGGCCAG
The sequence above is drawn from the Thermoflexus sp. genome and encodes:
- a CDS encoding TM1812 family CRISPR-associated protein produces the protein MKALSFLGAIRYQTVTYVWEGLSHTTSLFPEALARIFSPKEVIVFVTKTARDYRPSEAEPAYTETLKQRLEGLIRFEEIPEGRSEAELWEIFNRVSGAVREGETVILDITHAFRSIPMIVFAVASYLRRTKNVNVERIVYGAFEAREP